From Fundulus heteroclitus isolate FHET01 chromosome 5, MU-UCD_Fhet_4.1, whole genome shotgun sequence, a single genomic window includes:
- the s1pr5b gene encoding sphingosine 1-phosphate receptor 5b → MGASCSDPAGTAPSATMTSNSSSSSSAGCFDFFWDYTDKSVIKNHYTYADKISNRDGLKPENIALLVVCLLIILENALVLIAIWKNKKFHIPMYYLLGNLTLSDLLAGVTYMVNILMSGSNTLRLTPLLWFLREGGVFITLAASVISLLAIAIERHVTMVTMRPYHGAKRGRMMALIGGSWALSAFLGILPILGWNCLRRLEQCSTVLPLYAKSYIIFSVSVFSAVLLSIVILYARVYRIVRTNTKRQQVSLKGSLRKSLVRVTQKYVALLKTVTIVVGVFIACWLPLFVLLLLDFFYPTGQCKLLKKADYFLGVAILNSLLNPIIYTLTSKDMRKAILRLLCQSCLMTTDGQVKKIGMPFIECSFSKTEVPSQKLEHGLDTTMSSGNAITSPSTKKVLYPELFKS, encoded by the coding sequence ATGGGTGCTTCGTGTTCGGACCCTGCGGGGACTGCCCCCTCCGCAACAATGACCTCCAActcctcgtcttcctcctctgccGGCTGCTTTGACTTTTTCTGGGATTATACCGATAAATCTGTTATTAAGAACCATTACACCTACGCAGACAAGATCAGCAATCGTGACGGTCTGAAACCTGAGAACATTGCTCTGCTGGTGGTGTGCCTTCTCATCATCCTGGAGAACGCTCTGGTGCTCATTGCCATTTGGAAGAACAAGAAGTTCCACATACCCATGTATTACCTGCTGGGAAACTTGACTCTGTCAGATTTGCTGGCTGGCGTCACCTACATGGTCAACATCTTGATGTCAGGAAGTAATACTCTGCGTCTGACACCGTTGCTGTGGTTCCTCCGGGAAGGTGGCGTCTTCATCACTCTGGCTGCCTCTGTCATTAGCCTGCTGGCCATCGCCATCGAACGCCACGTCACTATGGTAACGATGCGTCCATACCACGGGGCAAAGCGGGGACGGATGATGGCGCTGATCGGTGGAAGTTGGGCCCTGTCAGCGTTTCTGGGGATTCTCCCCATTCTGGGGTGGAACTGTCTACGCAGATTGGAACAATGTTCCACGGTGCTCCCGCTTTATGCCAAAAGCTACATTATCTTTAGCGTGTCCGTGTTCAGCGCCGTGCTCCTGTCCATCGTGATCCTCTATGCGCGCGTTTACCGCATCGTCCGCACCAACACGAAGCGACAGCAGGTGAGCCTGAAGGGCAGCCTGAGGAAAAGCCTCGTCCGGGTGACGCAGAAGTACGTCGCACTCCTCAAGACCGTCACCATCGTGGTGGGAGTCTTCATCGCCTGTTGGCTGCCCCTcttcgtcctcctcctcttggACTTCTTCTACCCCACGGGCCAATGCAAACTGCTCAAGAAGGCGGACTACTTCTTGGGAGTGGCCATCCTCAATTCGCTCCTCAACCCGATCATCTATACTCTGACCAGCAAGGACATGAGGAAGGCCATTCTGAGGCTCCTCTGTCAGTCGTGTCTGATGACCACAGATGGACAGGTGAAGAAGATCGGGATGCCGTTCATAGAGTGCAGTTTCAGTAAAACCGAGGTGCCCTCTCAAAAACTGGAGCATggactggacacaaccatgtcaTCGGGGAACGCAATCACCTCTCCGTCCACAAAGAAAGTTCTTTACCCTGAACTGttcaagtcataa